The segment GGTGACGAACTCAGCCTGAACGCTGGCGGCAGTTTTCTCAAACTGGACGGTGGCGGCGTCACCATGGTCGGCCCCAAAGTGCGCGTCAACGCGGGCGGCAGCCCCGGTAGCGGCAGCGGCCAAGCGGTGGAAAGCCCCCTCCTGCCAGGGCATGCGGTGGCGGAGGTAAGTGAGGATGTCACCATGGGGCCTGTTTTTGGTAAACGGCTTGAGCAAGCAATGGCTGATGACATTCCTTTGGTTGAGCTTTGCCAATTGCAGCGTGATGGAAGCTGCCCGTTAGCTGACTGCCCCTGCAGGAACAATGTCGCGTGATGAAAGTCATTCAAGCAAGCACGTTATCGCAACTGCTAAATCAGAATAATGGGCTGCAGTATTGGCTGGTGCTGGAAGAAAGCGGCAACACGTTATCGTCGCTATATCGGCAATTGCCCAATGTTGATTTTGATTGGTTGTTTCTTCAGACCCGTTATAAAGATTTTTTGAAGCGTAGCCCTATCATGATGCCTTTGAACCAAGTTACTAGAGGCATTCTAGAAACATTTTCTGCCGATCCAAGAAGGGGAATTGCGCCTGGGGTCGTTATCGCTAGTCACGCCCCGAGAAACGAAGTATTAGCCCACTTGCGAAGCTGTCTGGAAGTAACATTTTACGGCAACCGAAAAGGGATGTTGCGGTTTTACCACCCCGATATTGCTGCTGCGATATTTAGTTATCCTGAAGGGGTTAGTAGGCAGTGGTTTGGGCCAATAGACCAGTGGATATGGCAAGGCGACGAGATGGGAGTTAAACACACGGCATCCCCTCTGTGGCAAGCACTGGAAGCAGGTGATCAAACGGATGAGAGAATGCCTACCACCGGCCATGTGCTAAAACTGACCAAGCATCAAGAGCAAGCTCTTGAACGGTATATTCGATTAACGAGAGCATTTAAACAGTATAGAAGCCCAGGTGAGTCGTTGGACGATATGGAAATACGACAACGTTTCTTGAACAGTGATATAGCACAACAAGCGTTATTCCCAGCTGAAAATCATAATCCGGTTAGCGACACGGCAGAGAGCACCGTATGAGTCAGGAACTGAGCCAACATAAGGCATGCGAAGAACCCAAACTGTTTATCCAGGTACTTGGCAAAGAACACCCTGAAGGTCATCGGTTCTTTTTTTATGATGAACACGACGAGCAAGAGCAGCCTGGGTTAACAGATGCTGTAGAAGAAGAGGATCTGCCAGAACCGATAAGCCGTATCCACAGCTGGGAGTGGGAGGCAGAACCAGATCGTAATGTCTGGTTAGAGATTGCCAGCGAAGAAGGTGATCCAATACGTGTACCGCTGTTTGCGGGTGTGGGCCAAACCCCCTGGCAGGAGCATGAACGTGATACGGTTTTCCAGCAGTATGTTGTTCAGCCCATTGTGCCGCTCGCCCTTTGGCAATCCCTTGTTGATGATGCCTCTCATGCCCTGCCGAGCCGCCCCGGCTACCTGTATATCCACTATCAAGGATCTATATGGCGAGAAATTGAGGTGGGTGTGTCCGAGTCCGACGAATGGCAATTTCGGGACGTAGATCTCGCTAAGCATCGCGATGAAAGTGCGAGGTTCATTGATGATCAACGCTCGTCTACGGGCCAGCCCTTAACTGAAATTTGGCTTCCTGCACGTTGTGCTTCTAGCTGGCTAAGCAGTGAGATCAAGGTAGCCTTTTCAGATGTTCAATGGTCGGCGGCCAGACTGAACTGCTTGGAATCCGATCCCACGGCCATCAATCAGCGCTTCCAGCCTGTTTCTCTGCGTAATCCCTCCGGACGTATCGCAAGTGGTCAGTTGCTTGCGGCCGAAGGGCTGGTGCCACAGAGAGGGCGTAGCTCCAGCCTCGAAACGCAACTCGTGCACCCGCCGCTCTGGACCGAGGATATTTCGGGCAGCAGCGTCGCTGAACGCTATCAGCAAGCCTTGAGCGAGCAGCAACGCTTTGATAGTGGTGGCTCGGAGGCGGTAAACGGCGCCTGGAACGAAGCCAATCGCGACAATTCACCCTTAAGGCGTGACGTTGGACTGCGTAGCGCCGCCGTTGAAGTGGTATGCCAACCCAATCGCGATGCCACACAGTTGCAAGAGGACGACGAACCACCGGTGTGGGACGATCTTCCCGAAGGTAACGATATCCTAGCGGATGCACGAGAACGCCAAATACCAGGGCTTGTCATTAACGATTCCCTGTTCGAACTACGCCATGCGCTTAGTCAGGCACAGCTGGCCCAAAACTACCTGACGCTGCTGCTTGAG is part of the Halomonas alkaliantarctica genome and harbors:
- a CDS encoding DUF4123 domain-containing protein → MKVIQASTLSQLLNQNNGLQYWLVLEESGNTLSSLYRQLPNVDFDWLFLQTRYKDFLKRSPIMMPLNQVTRGILETFSADPRRGIAPGVVIASHAPRNEVLAHLRSCLEVTFYGNRKGMLRFYHPDIAAAIFSYPEGVSRQWFGPIDQWIWQGDEMGVKHTASPLWQALEAGDQTDERMPTTGHVLKLTKHQEQALERYIRLTRAFKQYRSPGESLDDMEIRQRFLNSDIAQQALFPAENHNPVSDTAESTV